Below is a genomic region from Mesorhizobium sp. NZP2298.
CGCGCATCAGCACACCGGCATCGGGAAACAGGATCGCCACGGGTGCCGCGCCAAGCCGCGCGGTGACGCCGGCGGCGTCTTCGCCGGGCCTCGCCACGACCGAGCCCTGGCCGAGGAAGATGACATGGTCGGGATAGAGGCTGCCGGCCCCGGCCATGCGGCGGCTTTCCGGATCGAGCGCGACGGCATGGGCTTCGACATCCGCCGGCAATCGGTAGGCGCTTTCGCCAACAAGCGATGTCAGGGCCGCGATGTCGGGTGCGATGGTCGCGCGCGCCGGGCGCGCCAGCAGTGATCGGACGCGGTGGAGCAGACGATCCGCCTCGGCGACGGTTTCGGCGGCGACGACCAGCCCGTGATTGCCGAGGATCAGTACATCGACGCCAGGCCGCAGCTTCTCGGCAATGCCGCGGGCAAGCGGCAGGCCCGGCCGGAAATAGGGCACGTAGGCCCATTCGATGCCCCCCAGCCGCTTGGCGACCTGGGCTTCGCCATCGGCCTGCACGGCAAGCGAAATCGTGTCGACGCAGTGGACATGCAAAACCACGCGCTGCGGCATCAAAGCGTGCACCGTGGTCTCGATCGATGGGCGCAGGCCGCGCGAATTGAGCGCCGCAATGGCGAAGCCCTGCGGCTTGTCGGCGGCCGGGTCGCGCTCTTCAACCGCCTTGAGCAGCGGCGCCATCGCCACCGGCACCATGATGTCGTCGGTGAGCGCATCCTTCAGCCAGGTGCCGGACGCCTTGATCCAAAGCGTGTCGCCGGCCTTGAGCGAGGTGTTGCCGCCCGCCGCCTGGGTCATATGCGCGTCCAGCCCAATGCCGGCTGAAAGTGCCCGCAAGGCCGCCAGTTCCTGCGCGTCAGCTTGGGTTGCCATGGCGCCATTCCTTCCACGCTGCACGAAATCCCGCCGCCCGGGCCGCTGTTGGCGCTGATATCGCAGATGCGAGCGACTTACGTCAACAGTGATCTACTATCATCAAAACTGGCTTGCAATCTCACTGATGTTGAGTAAGTTGCACCAATTGCCGTGGGAAAATGGCATTGGGAGGAAGAAGTTGAGCGACTCCGGCCGCCAGCGTCAGATCGTCGAACTGCTGCGGGATCGCCCGTTTGCCTCGGTGCGCGAGCTGCAGGAGCGGCTTGGCGTTTCGGCTGCGACGGTCAGGCGCGACATCGACCGGATCGACGAGGCCGGTGAGGCGCGCAAGGTCTATGGCGGCATCTCGGCGCTCGACGGGGCCTCGCAGGCGGGCATTGCCTATGCCCGGCCCTATGACGAGAACCGTGACCTCGCCGTCGAGGCCAAGCGGCAGATCGCGGCCGTAGCGGCGACCATGGTGCGCGACGGCGACGCCGTCATCGTCCATGGCGGCTCGACCTGCTTCCACCTCGGAGTCAAGCTCGCCGACCGCAACATCCGCCTCTACACCAATTCGATGCCGCTGGCCGCCTATCTCAGCGACCACGGCCATTGCAGCCTGACTGTTGCGGGTGGTGACCTGCATCGCGAGCCCGGCATCATCCACTCCCTGACCCAGGCAACGCCCTTCTACGCATCGAAATTCTTTCTCGGCGCACAAGGTCTCAACCAGGAAGGGGTGCTGGAATCGCACCCGCTGCTGGTGCGCTCCATCGCCGACCTCAGCCTCTGCTCCGACCAGATCGTGGTGCTGGCCGACAGCCGCAAACTGTCGATCCACGCGCGCAATGTCGCGCTGCCCCTGTCGCGCATCGGCACGCTGGTGACCGATGACGGGCTCTCCGATGCCGATGCGCGCATGCTGGAGGATGCCGGCGTCATGGTGCGGATTGCTTCCACTTCGGGGGCGATCCCGTGAGGCTGGCGGTGCTCGATTTCGGCAAGACCAATTCGAAGCTGTTCGTCTTCGGCCAGGACGGACGCATTCTCGACGAGCGCCGGACCCAGCCGAAATGGACGCGCAAGGACGGGTTCAGCGTGCTCGAGGAGGCCGAGCTCCATGATTGGGCACTCGGTGCCGTCACTGACGCGATCGAAAACCATGGCGTGGAAGGGGTGATGGTGTCGGGCCATGGCTGCACCTTTGCTCTCGTCGATGACGCGGCGCTGACGCATCCGATCCTCGACTACGAGCAGGAGCCGCCGGCCGAAATCGCCGCGCGGATCGATCGCGGCATCCCGGACTTCTCCGAGACGTTCTCGCCCCGCCTGCCGCTCGGCTTCAACTATGGTCGTCACATGCTGTGGCTGCAGGAGGTCGATCCCGATGCGTTCGCGGCGTCGAAATCGATCCTCGCCTATCCGCAATACTGGAGCTGGCGCCTGGGCGGCCGGCCAGCCTGCGAAGTGTCCTATCTCGGTTGCCATTCGCATTTGTGGGCGCCGCGCAAACGCGATTTCTCCTCACTGGTCGATGCCCAGGGGTGGCGCGGGCGGATGCCGGCCTTCGAGCGCGCCGGCACGGTCATCGGCGAACGGCGCCTTGCAGGCGCGGCGCGGCCGATCGCCATCCACAATGGCGTTCACGACTCGAATGCGGCGCTGCATGCCTATCGCCGGCAGGACCTTGGCCCGCTGACCGTCGTGTCGACAGGCACATGGGTCATCGTGCTCAATCCCGACTGCCCGCTGGACGTGCTCGACCGTGAGCGCGACATGCTGGTCAATGTCGATGTCGACGGCGGCCCGGTGCCGACCATCCGCTTCATGGGCGGGCGCGAATTCGCCGTCATCAGCGACGGCTGGCAAGGCGCGATTCCGCATGGCTCGATCCAGCAAGCGATCGACGCCGGCATCATGGCGCTGCCGAGCTTCGCGCCGGGCGGCCCGATGCCGGACAGTCCCGGCCGGCTGGTCGGACGCACGCCCGATGCCGGAGAACGCGCCGCGGCGGCTCTGCTCTATGTGGCGCTGATGGTCGATCTCTGCCTTGACCTCATCCATTCGCAAAACACCGTCATCGTCGATGGCGGGCTGAACGTCGGCGGGCTGCTTGCCGGGCTCATTGCACAATTGCGTCCCGGACAGGCATTCCTGCAGGGCGCCTCACTGGAAGGCAGTGCCACGGGGGCGGCAGCGCTCGCATTCGAGAGCGTCGGTCGCGAATTCGCCGCCGAGGCGCCAGAGCCGGCGCACGCGACGGGCTTCGGCGGCCTCGCCGGCTACCGCGACGCCTGGCGCGATCGCATTGTCGCGCAGGGCGCCACCGTCAAGGCTGCGGGTGGTGCACGATGAGCGTGCCGGCGCAGAAACACGCAAGCAATCATCCAGTGCTGGAGATGCGCCACATCTCCAAGACCTTTGGCGCGATCCGCGCCCTTCATGATGTCTCGCTCACCGTTCATGCCGGCGAACTGCACGCGCTGATGGGCGAAAACGGCGCCGGCAAGTCGACGCTGATGAAAGTGCTGTCGGGCGCCTATCGTCCGGATGCGGGAGGCGAGATCCTGATCGATGGCGCGCCCACCGCGACCGGCGATCCGATCAAGGCGCGCGCCGCGGGCATCGCGGTGATCTATCAGGAGCTGTCGCTGGCGCCCAACCTGACGGTGGCGCAGAACATCTTCCTCGGCAACGAGCCGCGGCGCTTCGGCATCGTCGACCGTGACCAGTGCAGCCTGCGCGCGAACGAAATCATCGCGCGGCTCGGCGTCTCCTTCTCGGCGCGCGCCCTGGTCTCCACCCTATCGCTGGGCGAGCGCCAGCTGGTCGAGATCGCGCGTGCGCTGTCAACCAATGCGCGCATCATCGTCATGGACGAGCCGACAACGTCGCTGACCTCACGCGAGACCGACCGGCTGTTCGAGGTGATCGCGACGCTGAAATCGCAAGGCATCGCCATCATCTACATCAGCCATCGCATGGAAGAGGTCTACCAGCTCGCCGATCGCGTCAGCGTGCTGCGCGACAGCGGCTATGTCGGCACGCTGGAACGCGCCGACCTCAACGCTTCGCGGCTGGTGTCGATGATGGTCGGACGCGATCTCTCCGCCTTCTACAAGAAGGATCATCGCCCACCGGACGAGAAGCGCGCGGTCGCGCTCTCGGTGCACGGCATGTCCGACGGGCGGCTGTTGAAGAACTGTTCGTTCGACCTTCACAAGGGCGAGGTGCTGGCCCTGGCGGGTCTTGTCGGTTCCGGCCGCACCGAGCTTGCCCGGCTGATCTTCGGCGCCGACAAACGCATATCGGGCACGGTGGAGCTCGAGGGCAAACCGATCTCCATCGGCTCGCCGCGCGAGGCGCTCGATGCCGGCATCGCCTACCTCACCGAGGATCGCAAGGAGCTCGGCTTGTTCCTCGACATGTCGATTTCCGACAACATCAACATGGGCGTGCTGGCCAGGGACGCGCGGGCCGCCGGATTTCGCGATTTCAGCGCCGCCGACAGGCGTGCGGCAAAAGCGATTACCGACCTGTCGATCCGTACCCGTTCCGCGCAGGCCAATGCGGGCTCGCTGTCGGGCGGCAACCAGCAGAAGGTGCTGCTCGCCCGGCTGCTGGAAACCGAGCCGAAGGTCGTCATCCTCGACGAGCCGACCCGCGGCGTCGACGTCGGCGCCAAGTCGGAAATCTACCGGCTGATCGACAATCTCGCCAACAAAGGCATCGCCATCCTGATGATCTCCAGCGAATTGCCCGAGGTGATCGGCGTCGCCGACCGCGTGCTGGTGATGCGCGACGGCACCATAGCGGGCGAGGTGGCTGCATCCGGGGGCGAGCCGCTTCGTCAGGAAGCGATCATGGAACTTGCGACGGGAGCGGCCCAGGAATGACCGACAGAACAACGACGAGCGTGGATCAGGCCGCGGTCAGGAGCCGCCGGCTGCGCACCGCCTTCGCAGCACTTGGCATGCTACCGGTGCTGGTGCTGCTGGCGGCCGGCTTCCAGTTCATCAATCCCCGCTTCCTCACCGAAACCAACCTGCTCATCGTCACGCAGCAATCATCGATCAACATCGTGCTGGCGGCTGGAATGACCTTCGTCATCCTGACTGGCGGCATCGACCTGTCGGTAGGCTCCATCCTCGCCGCCGCGGCGATGGTGGCGGTGCTGGTGTCATTGGTGCCTGACTGGGGTCTCCTCGGCGTGCCGGCGGCCATCCTGGCCGGCCTCGGCTTTGGCCTCATCAATGGGCTGCTCGTCGCCTATATCAGGCTGCCCCCCTTCATCGTCACGCTGGGTTCGCTGACGGCCGTGCGCGGCATTGCCCGCCTGCTCGGGCAGGATACGACCGTGTTCAACTCCGACCTGCCGTTCGATTTCATCGGCAACGGCTCGTTGTTCGGCATTCCCTGGCTGGTCGTCATCGCATTGTCGGTCGTCGTGCTGTCCTGGCTGGTGCTGAAGCGCACGGTGCTCGGCACCTGGATCTATGCCGTCGGCGGCAATGCCGAGGCGGCGCGGCTGACCGGCATCAAGGTGCCGCTGGTGCTGCTCTTCGTCTACGGCGTTTCCGGCCTGCTCGCCGGGCTCGGCGGCGCGATGTCGGCGGCAAGGCTCTATGCCGCCAATGGCCTGCAGCTCGGCCAGTCCTACGAACTCGACGCCATCGCCGCGGTCATCCTGGGCGGCACCAGCTTCGTCGGTGGCGTCGGCTCGATCTGGGGCACGCTGATCGGCGGCCTGATCATCGCGGTGCTCTCCAACGGGCTCATCTTGGCCGGCGTTTCGGACATCTGGCAGTACATCATCAAGGGATTGGTCATCATCGTGGCGGTCGCCCTCGACCGCTACCGGCTCCAGGCAGGGGCGAGAACGTGAGTGACCTGGTCGCCGGCATCAAAGGCCGGCTTGTGTAACGCACCGTGAGAGGCGCGGGGCAATCGGAGGAAGTAAGCGTAATGAAGACCATCGCCAAACTGCTCTGCGGCGCCGCATTCGCGGCCGTCGCCATCGCGCCGGCATCGGCCAAGGACCTTAACAAGGTCGGCATCTCGGTCGGCCTGCTCGGCAACCCCTTCTTCGTCGCCACCATCAAGGGCATCGAGGACGCGGCCAAGAAGATCAACCCGAAGGTCGAGGTGACGTCGGTTTCGGCCGATTACGACCTCAACAAGCAGGTCTCGCAGGTCGATTCCTTCATCGCCGCCGGCGTCGACGTGATCATGCTCAACGCTGTCGACGCCAAGGCGATCGCACCGGCGGTGAAGAAGGCACAGGCCGCCGGCATCATCGTTGCCGCCTTCGACGTTTCGGCGCCGGGCGCCGACGTCACCGTGATGACCAACAACGTCAAGGCCGGCGAGGAAGCCTGCCAGTACCTGGTCGACCACACTGGCGGCAAGGGTGACTACGTCATCCTCAACGGCCCGGCGTCGTCGTCGATCCTGGAGCGGGTCAAGGGCTGCAAGAACGTGCTTTCGCAGCATCCCGACATCAAGATCCTCTCGGACGACCAGAACGCCGAAGGTTCGCGCGACGGCGGCCTGAAGGTGTTCCAGTCGCTGCTCACCCGTTTCGACAAGATCGACGCGGTGTTCGCCATCAACGATCCGACCGCGATCGGCGCCCAGCTCGCCGCCAAGCAGCTCAACCGCTCCGAGTTCATCATCACCGCGGTCGACGGCGCGCCCGACATCGAAAAGGAGCTCTCTTCCGGCACCTCGATGATCAAGGCCTCGGCCTCGCAGGACCCCTATGTGATGGCCGGTCAGTCGCTGACGATGGCGGCGGAGCTGCTCGCCGGCAAGAAGCCGGCGGAGGCAACCGTGCTGCTCGATCCCAAGCTGATCACCGCCGAGAACCTGAAGGACTACAAGGGCTGGACCGCGGCCCGCTGATCAGTCCGACACAGGCGCGGCCGGGTTGATCCGGCCGCGCCTTCCTCATCGCCGCCAACCCGGAGACGATCATGTCGCGCATCGGAATCCATTCTTTCGTCTGGTCGGCAAGCTCGGCGCAGGGCGAGCTCGAACGCACGCTGGCCAACACCAGGGAGGCGGGCTTCGACCTGATCGAATTCTCCTACCTCGATCCCGCCGATGTCGACATTGGCGGGCTTGCCAAACGTATCGCCGATCTCGGCCTCGGTGTGGCGATCAGCATCGGATTGCCTGGTGACGGCGACATATCGAGCGCCGACAAGGCGGTCGCCGCGCGCGGCGTCGAAATCCTCAACGAGACCATCGCACTGACGCGCGACCTGGGCGGCCGCAAGGTCGCCGGCATTCTGTCGGCCAGCCACGGCTTGCAGGTCGAAGCGCCGACGCGCGACCAATGGAGCCGCAGCGCCGGAACACTGGCCAAGGTTGCCGAGACGGCAAAGGCGGCCGGCGTCACGCTCAATCTCGAGATCGTCAACCGCTTCGAAAGCAATCTGCTCAACACCGCCGCGCAAGGGTTGGCCTTCATCGAGGACACCGGGTCGGACAACATCTTCCTGCATCTCGATACGTTCCACATGAACATCGAGGAGGCCGATCTCGGGCTGGCCATCCGCCATGCCGCGGCCAAGATCGGTTATGTCCATATCGGCGAAAGCCATCGCGGCTTCCTGGGCACCGGCAACATCGACTTCGCCGCGATCTTCGATGCGCTGACGGCAATCGGCTACGCCGACGATCTCAGCTTCGAATCCTTCTCCTCGGAGATCGTCGATGAGAACCTGTCGAAGAAAACCGCGATCTGGCGCAATCTGTGGACCGACAATATGGCGCTCGCCAAGCACGCGCGCGCCTTCATCGGTCTTGGGCTGGAAACGGCACGCCGCAAGGCCGAACTCGTCTCGGCCCGGCACAAACCGTAACGCGGGAACGGGCAGCAGGACGTCCCAAGCTGGATTGCCTGATGCGGAAACGCCGCTGGTTCTCCTGGTATTTGCATTGCTCCCGTCATGCGCATCGGCTATCCGACCTCTCGGACAGCAAAAGGAGCCCGGCATGACGAACAAGACGATCCTCAAATTCGGCCCCGTCGAACACGCGGAAGGCGGCGACCTGCCAGGCTGGATCGCGGTCGAGGGCCAGCCGACCATGCAAACCGCTGTCCAGCACACGACCGCGGACGGCAAGGTGATATCGGGAACCTGGCGGGCGTCGCCCGGCACCTATCACGCGACCTACACCGACTACGAGTTCGTGCACATGATCGCCGGCCGCATCATCATCACGCCGGACGGCGGCACGCCTGTCGAAGTGGGCCCCGGCGACGCTTTCGTCGTGGAAGCCGATTTCAAGGGAACCTGGAAGATCATCGAGCCGGTGACCAAGCATTTCGTGGTCAGGGTTGGCTGAACCAGCCTGATCGCAGTTGCAGCATGAGAGGCCCGCCATGGCGAACCATGGCGGGCTTTTCCTTGCCATATCGGTTTGGCGGCTTGCCTCGCTTGGAAAGGCGGACGCCAGTGCCTCTCATGACACGCCTTGCCATCGCATGATCCGTACAGAAGAGGACGATGCCTATTTCGACTACGTCATCGGCAAGGCCGAGCGTTGGAGAAGGCTTATGCGCCAGCTCATGAAGTCGTCCCGGGAAAACGGACATCGGCAACGGACCGCCGTTGCCGGAGCATGCTCGCGACCTATATCCGCTAGCGCATTTGTGATCGAACGGGACCCCAAACTGCCTGTCGCGGTGGAGGTAATCCGTTACGGTCGCGCCGCCCGCAGCGAGAGGATACCCGTATGACAAGGTTCAATTCCACGGTCAGGCTGATGGCCGTGACGGCCTTGATGGTTCTGCATCAAGGGTTGGCAATGGCGCAGATGCCTGCGCAGCAGGCGGACGCCAAGTCGTTCAAGCTTGGCGAGCTTGACATTATCGCCTTGCATGACGCCCAGTTCGTGAAACCAAATGATGGCACGACCTTCGGCCTCGATCACAGCCCCGCGGAAGTCGGCGAATTGCTCAAGGCCGCGGGGGCTCCGACTGACACCATCACGCTGAGCGTCGATGCCTTGCTGGTGAAATCAAAGAACAGCGTTGTGCTGATCGACACCGGGGTCGGCGGCGCGCTGCAGGACAGCCTGTCCAAGGCCGGGGTGAAAGCAGGTGACGTCAGCGAAATATTGATCACCCATTCTCACCCCGATCATATCGGAGGACTGGTCAAGGACGGGAAACTCGCTTTCCCCAACGCCACGATACGGATGTCGGACGTGGAGTGGAATTTCGCCAAGTCCAACGAGGCCGTGGCCGATATCGTCAAGGTGATCACCGATCACGTGAAACCGTTCAAGGCCGGCGCCCAGGTGGCCCCCGGCATTACCTCGGTAGCGCTCAAGGGCCATACGCCAGGCCATGTCGGCTATCAGATCAAATCCGGAAAGGAACGGCTTTTCGATATCGGCGATACCGTGCACAGTTCGATCCTCTCGCTTGCCAAGCCCGACTGGGCGGTGGCCTTCGACGGCGACAAGCCGGAGGCGGAGCACAGCCGGGCCAAGACTTTGGCGACACTTGCCAAGGACCACGAAATGATCTTTGCGCCACATTTCCCCTTCCCGGGTGTTGGCTATATCGAGAAAGACGGCGATCACTTCAAATGGGCGCCGAGCGACAAGCCTCGGTAGGCTTCTGGTCCTTGGTCGAAGAGGGCTATGGCGCGGTGACTTGGAGGGACAGCTGTCTGACCATTGGCGCGCTGGAGCAGCAAATCATCGCCTTCCGTCGAGAATGCGCCATCCGCGCGATCCCGGATTTGGGTTCGTGATGAAATAGACGTTGATGCCGGCTGACGCCAAGTTGTGCGGTCCAGGCAATCATATTCGGCTCGACAGTCGCCATGCGCGACAAACCCGATGTCGGGGCCCGCTTCTTTTTCAAAGGCGAGCCGCATTTCAGAATTTCATTTCTATCTAAATCTATAAATTAAGTGGAATTTAGTCCAACGCTCTTGGCCAGGGCGGGCAATCGAGGGGTTTGCCCTCTGTTCAAAAGGATTGAATGCCATGCGAAAACTGATTTCCGCCACCCTTGTCGGGTTTGCCCTGGCAGCCATTTCCGCTGCAGCGCACGCCGCCGACAAGAAAGTCGTCATCGCCTACCAGACCGGTGCCAACCCCTACAATCTCGGCATCGCCAATGGCGATCTTGCCAAGAAGACCGGCTGGGACATTGAGTTCCGCCGCTTCAACTCAGGTGCCGACATCTTTGCCGCCATCGCGTCCGGCGACGTGCAGATCGGGGACGTGGGATCGAGCCCGTTCGCCGCTGCCGTCAGCAAGGGCATCGACGTGAAGGCGTTCTACATTTCGTCGGTTTCTCGTGACGGTGAAGCCCTGGTGGTGCGACCCGAGATCAAGACGCCGGCCGAACTGCGGGGCAAGAAGCTCGCCGCCGCGCCGGTTTCCACCGACCACTACCAGCTTCTCGCCGTGCTCAAGCAGGAAGGCATTTCCGAGAAGGAAACCCAGGTCATCGCCATTCCGCAGCCAGAGATCGTCGCGGCCTGGAAGCGCGGTGACATCGATGGCGCCTTCGTCTGGGATCCGGCACTCTCCGAACTCAAGAAGAACGGCAAGGTCCTGCTCACGGCCGGCCAGGTTGCCGATCGTGGCGCGCCGACCTTCAGCGCGCTGGTCGTGACTGGCGATTTCGCCAAGGCCAATCCCGACTTCCTCGGCCAGTATGTCCGGCTGATCGACGGCTACACCACGTCCTATCTGGGCAACCCGGCCGCCTGGGGACCGGACTCCGAGAACGCCAAGGCGATCGCCAAATTGCAGGGCGGCACGGCGGCCGAGAATTCCGAACAGTTGAAGACGACTGTCGTTCCGCCGCTCGACGAGCAGGTGTCGGATAAATGGCTGGGCGGTGGCGACAAGAGCGCAGTTGCGAAGATACTCAAGGACACCGCGGGCTTCCTGAAGGATCAGAAGAAGATCACCACCATCAAGGACAGCTACGCAGCGGCCGCCGATCCGCAATACGCGGAGGCCGCCGGGGCCTCCAACTAGAAATCCCCGAACGACATTCGGTTCTGGCTGGCGGAAATCCCGCCAGCCAGGCTGCCTGGAGGCCACCATGCTTCGAATTCGCGACGCCAGTGTCACCTTTCCAGCCTCGGATGGCCAGGAGGTACACGCGCTCGATCATGTCTCGCTCGACATCGCCCCGGATTCCATCGTCGTCGCGGTCGGCGCTTCCGGATGCGGCAAGTCGACATTGCTCAACGCGATCGCCGGCTTCCTGCCGCTTACCGAAGGCTCGATCACGCTGGATGGAAAGGAGATTGTCGCGCCCGGCGGCGATCGGGGCGTCGTGTTCCAGAAGGATACCTTGCTGCCCTGGGCCAGCGTGCTGGACAATGTTGCTCTCGGCCTGAAATACCGAGGCGTGCGGCGCGGCGACCGACGTGAGCAATCACGACGCCTGTTGGATCTGGTCGGGCTCGCCGATTTCGCCGAAAAACCGCCCTACGAACTTTCCGGCGGCATGCGCCAGCGCGTCGGCATCGCGCGTGCGCTGGCCACCGATCCGAAGATACTGTTGATGGACGAGCCTTTCGGCGCCCTCGACAGCCTGACACGCGAGACGATGCAGCAGCTTCTGGCCTCGGTCTGGGCCAAGACCGGCAAGCAGATCCTGTTCATCACGCATTCCATCGAGGAAGCCCTTACGCTCGGCACGACCATCGTTGTGATGTCGCCTCGGCCCGGCCGTATCGTTGCTCGGTTCGACGCCGATTTCGTGCGCGAGTTCGCTGAGAGCGGCGACATCGGGCCAATCCAGTCCCACCCACGCTTCATCGAACTGCGTCAAGAAATCCGCTCGCTCATCCACCTGCCGGAAGGCGCCCGCAAAGGAACCTTGCAATGACGCTTGCCGCCAATTCGGGAACCTCATTTCCAGCTTCGACAACTCACAGCGCGCGGTCCGCTCGGCCACGCCGGTCGACATCGACAAGCACACTCGGCATCAGCCTGGTCACGCTGGCTGCGCTGATCGCGTTGTGGTTCCTCGCCGCGCATTTCGGCTGGGCCTCGCCGCTGTTCCTGCCTTCGCCCGCCGAGGTGCTGACCCAGTTCAGGGCCGTCTGGGCCGACGGTTATGCCAACGGCACGCTCCTCGACCACACGCTGGCAAGCCTTGGCCGCATCGCCGCGGCGCTCGGCGTTGGCATTTTTCTTGGCATTCCGCTTGGCCTGCTGATGGGGCTCAATCGCTGGGTCAAGGGCATCTTCAGCGTTCCGATCGACCTCTACTGGGGGCTGCCGCCCTTGGCCTACCTGCCGCTGCTGATCATCTGGCTGGGCATCGGCGAGACTTCCAAGATCGTGCTCCTGTCGCTGTCGACCTTTGCTCCGATCTGCTTTGCCGCACAGGCCGGTGTCAGGTCCGTGCCCATCGAACGGATCAATGCCGCACTGTCGCTTGGCGCCAGCCGCCTGCAGCTCTTCACCAGCATCATCCTGCCGTCCGCATTGCCGGAGATCATGACCGGCCTGAAGATCGCCATCGGCGCCGGCCTGTCGACGCTGGTCGCGGCCGAGTTGATCGCGGCCCAGTCGGGCCTTGGCTACATGATCATGTCGGCGGCCAATTTTCTCGCCACCGATGTCGTATTCGTCGGCCTCATCGTCATCGCCATCCTTGCTTTCGCCTTCACCAGCGGCATGCGCTGGCTGGAGCATCGCCTCATCCCCTGGAAGGGCAAGATCTGACGCCTGCCCTACAT
It encodes:
- a CDS encoding MBL fold metallo-hydrolase codes for the protein MTRFNSTVRLMAVTALMVLHQGLAMAQMPAQQADAKSFKLGELDIIALHDAQFVKPNDGTTFGLDHSPAEVGELLKAAGAPTDTITLSVDALLVKSKNSVVLIDTGVGGALQDSLSKAGVKAGDVSEILITHSHPDHIGGLVKDGKLAFPNATIRMSDVEWNFAKSNEAVADIVKVITDHVKPFKAGAQVAPGITSVALKGHTPGHVGYQIKSGKERLFDIGDTVHSSILSLAKPDWAVAFDGDKPEAEHSRAKTLATLAKDHEMIFAPHFPFPGVGYIEKDGDHFKWAPSDKPR
- the tauA gene encoding taurine ABC transporter substrate-binding protein, which gives rise to MRKLISATLVGFALAAISAAAHAADKKVVIAYQTGANPYNLGIANGDLAKKTGWDIEFRRFNSGADIFAAIASGDVQIGDVGSSPFAAAVSKGIDVKAFYISSVSRDGEALVVRPEIKTPAELRGKKLAAAPVSTDHYQLLAVLKQEGISEKETQVIAIPQPEIVAAWKRGDIDGAFVWDPALSELKKNGKVLLTAGQVADRGAPTFSALVVTGDFAKANPDFLGQYVRLIDGYTTSYLGNPAAWGPDSENAKAIAKLQGGTAAENSEQLKTTVVPPLDEQVSDKWLGGGDKSAVAKILKDTAGFLKDQKKITTIKDSYAAAADPQYAEAAGASN
- a CDS encoding taurine ABC transporter ATP-binding protein, coding for MLRIRDASVTFPASDGQEVHALDHVSLDIAPDSIVVAVGASGCGKSTLLNAIAGFLPLTEGSITLDGKEIVAPGGDRGVVFQKDTLLPWASVLDNVALGLKYRGVRRGDRREQSRRLLDLVGLADFAEKPPYELSGGMRQRVGIARALATDPKILLMDEPFGALDSLTRETMQQLLASVWAKTGKQILFITHSIEEALTLGTTIVVMSPRPGRIVARFDADFVREFAESGDIGPIQSHPRFIELRQEIRSLIHLPEGARKGTLQ
- a CDS encoding ABC transporter permease subunit translates to MTLAANSGTSFPASTTHSARSARPRRSTSTSTLGISLVTLAALIALWFLAAHFGWASPLFLPSPAEVLTQFRAVWADGYANGTLLDHTLASLGRIAAALGVGIFLGIPLGLLMGLNRWVKGIFSVPIDLYWGLPPLAYLPLLIIWLGIGETSKIVLLSLSTFAPICFAAQAGVRSVPIERINAALSLGASRLQLFTSIILPSALPEIMTGLKIAIGAGLSTLVAAELIAAQSGLGYMIMSAANFLATDVVFVGLIVIAILAFAFTSGMRWLEHRLIPWKGKI